Proteins encoded by one window of Bryobacteraceae bacterium:
- a CDS encoding sulfatase encodes MNRRRFLTSAAVAAAGRASAAGRPMNVLFVVSDDLTSTALGAYGHPLVKSPNVDSLARDGTRFDRAYCQYALCAPSRASFLTGLRPDFTGVRSNGPDFRDTIPDTVTLPQLFKNNGYQAIREGKMFHMGVPGTVGTDRWQDAKSWTHNGSPQGKEQNSRGEGRNLTPHIGEGRAMHWVSTPDASEQADFDAANRAIAHLEKHRNDPFFLGLGFVRPHVPFVAPGQFFDRYKTADVRLARNPENDLDDIPPVVIRTLADTTGNMRMNEDQQREALRGYYASISFMDDQLGRVLRTLGRLGLRDNTVIVFQGDHGWHLGEHGFWQKRSLMEESAKVPLIVSAPARRGRGRATRAITELVDVYPTLAELCGLKAPGYLQGKSFAHLLDDPAGSHRATAHTQLDVGGSHGRAVRTDSFRYIRWRWKDGEAEELYDHRRDPREFTNLANVPAFGRELARHRALVG; translated from the coding sequence ATGAACCGACGCCGATTTCTGACATCCGCCGCCGTTGCCGCCGCGGGCCGCGCTTCCGCCGCTGGGCGGCCGATGAACGTGCTGTTCGTCGTCTCCGACGATCTGACTTCCACTGCTCTCGGCGCCTACGGGCATCCGCTGGTGAAGTCGCCCAACGTCGACTCGCTCGCCCGCGACGGCACTCGCTTCGATCGCGCCTACTGCCAGTACGCCCTCTGCGCTCCGTCCCGCGCGAGCTTCCTCACCGGGCTACGGCCGGATTTCACAGGCGTGCGAAGCAACGGCCCCGACTTCCGGGACACCATCCCCGATACCGTCACCCTGCCGCAGCTCTTCAAGAACAATGGATACCAGGCGATCCGCGAAGGCAAGATGTTCCACATGGGCGTGCCCGGCACCGTTGGGACGGACCGTTGGCAGGACGCGAAGAGCTGGACCCACAACGGCAGTCCGCAGGGCAAGGAGCAGAACTCGCGCGGCGAGGGGCGCAACCTCACGCCGCACATCGGCGAGGGCCGCGCGATGCATTGGGTCTCCACGCCGGACGCCTCCGAACAGGCCGATTTCGATGCCGCCAACCGCGCCATCGCGCACCTCGAAAAGCATCGCAACGACCCGTTCTTTCTCGGCCTCGGCTTCGTCCGCCCGCACGTGCCATTCGTCGCCCCAGGCCAGTTTTTCGATCGCTACAAGACGGCCGATGTGCGGCTTGCGCGCAATCCCGAAAACGATCTCGACGACATTCCGCCCGTGGTGATCCGCACGCTGGCCGACACCACCGGCAACATGCGCATGAACGAGGATCAGCAGCGCGAGGCGCTGCGCGGCTACTACGCGTCGATCTCGTTCATGGACGATCAACTCGGGCGCGTGCTGCGGACGCTCGGGCGGCTCGGGCTGCGCGACAACACGGTGATCGTGTTTCAGGGCGACCACGGCTGGCACCTCGGCGAGCACGGTTTTTGGCAGAAGCGGAGCCTTATGGAGGAATCGGCCAAGGTGCCGCTGATCGTTTCCGCGCCGGCGCGCCGGGGCCGCGGGCGGGCCACGCGCGCGATCACGGAACTGGTGGATGTGTACCCGACGCTCGCCGAGCTTTGCGGCCTGAAGGCGCCGGGATATCTCCAGGGCAAGTCATTCGCGCATCTGCTCGACGATCCTGCCGGGTCGCATCGCGCCACGGCGCATACGCAGTTGGACGTCGGCGGCTCGCACGGACGGGCCGTGCGCACCGACAGTTTCCGATACATCCGCTGGCGATGGAAGGACGGCGAGGCCGAGGAATTGTACGATCACCGCCGGGACCCGCGGGAGTTCACGAACCTGGCCAATGTTCCCGCTTTCGGGAGAGAACTCGCCCGGCATCGCGCGCTGGTCGGGTAG
- a CDS encoding TetR/AcrR family transcriptional regulator codes for MQAAPTPAQPATQKTPKRRGRPRSKKARGAILRAALDLLREHGYARLTVEAVADRAGCGKATIYRWWPAKAALVAEAFLEDSIPALPFPDTGSVREDFRRQMQLLAQFLEGPKGKMLAVLIGQGQDEPELLGTFQKAVLDGWRAEAAAVMLRGIRAGQIRDGVYTEIALDALYGPVLYRFLSGRGGFTPDYVDALCETVMAGLAPR; via the coding sequence ATGCAGGCCGCCCCCACACCCGCTCAGCCCGCGACCCAGAAGACGCCGAAGCGCCGCGGCCGGCCGCGCTCCAAGAAGGCCCGGGGGGCCATCCTGCGCGCCGCGCTCGACCTTCTCCGCGAACACGGCTACGCGCGCCTTACCGTGGAGGCAGTCGCCGATCGCGCCGGCTGCGGTAAGGCGACCATCTACCGCTGGTGGCCGGCCAAAGCCGCGCTCGTCGCCGAAGCGTTCCTCGAAGACTCGATCCCCGCGCTCCCGTTCCCGGACACCGGCAGCGTCCGCGAGGACTTCCGTCGCCAGATGCAGCTTCTCGCGCAGTTCCTCGAGGGGCCGAAGGGAAAGATGCTTGCCGTACTCATCGGTCAGGGGCAGGACGAACCAGAGCTGCTCGGGACCTTTCAGAAAGCCGTGCTCGACGGATGGCGCGCCGAGGCCGCGGCGGTGATGCTGCGGGGCATCCGCGCCGGGCAGATCCGCGACGGAGTCTACACGGAGATCGCTCTCGACGCGCTCTACGGCCCCGTCCTTTACCGCTTCCTTAGCGGCCGCGGCGGCTTCACGCCGGATTATGTCGACGCGCTGTGCGAGACCGTGATGGCTGGACTCGCGCCGCGATAG
- a CDS encoding RidA family protein, producing the protein MSVLSRLAILLSFTALLVPAAPKKLVHPKEFKKGAPFSPGLKVGDTLYVAGQTGADLKTGEYPADFQAEVRATLDRIGLVLKEGGMSFDDAIAVNVYLTDMTLFPKMNEVYVTYFKDPKPVRTTVGVASLVGKARIEITVTASK; encoded by the coding sequence ATGTCCGTACTATCCAGGCTTGCCATTCTGCTCTCATTCACCGCACTGCTTGTTCCGGCCGCTCCGAAGAAGCTGGTTCATCCGAAGGAATTCAAGAAGGGAGCGCCGTTCAGCCCCGGTCTCAAGGTGGGCGACACCCTCTACGTCGCCGGGCAAACCGGGGCCGACCTCAAGACCGGCGAGTACCCGGCCGATTTTCAGGCCGAAGTCCGCGCGACGCTGGACCGGATCGGGCTGGTTCTCAAGGAAGGCGGCATGAGCTTCGACGACGCCATCGCCGTGAACGTCTACCTCACCGACATGACGCTGTTCCCGAAAATGAATGAGGTGTACGTCACGTACTTCAAGGATCCGAAGCCGGTGCGGACGACGGTGGGCGTGGCGAGCCTGGTGGGCAAGGCGCGTATCGAGATCACCGTTACGGCTTCGAAGTAG
- a CDS encoding PilZ domain-containing protein, with protein MFSDSNQERRQSSRFPIEREIRYRILTKKSNQEAGSGRTVNMSSSGILFTAEHVLLPGRTIEVSVNWPAQLNNSCPLKFVARGRVVRFEPGRAAIEIQHYEFRTLGSQGLSAQ; from the coding sequence TTGTTTTCAGATAGCAACCAAGAAAGACGGCAATCCAGCCGCTTCCCGATCGAGCGCGAAATCCGATATCGAATTCTCACGAAAAAGAGCAACCAGGAAGCCGGCTCCGGCCGCACGGTGAACATGAGCAGTTCCGGCATCCTGTTCACGGCCGAGCACGTCCTGCTCCCGGGCCGCACGATCGAAGTTTCGGTGAACTGGCCGGCGCAGTTGAACAATTCGTGCCCGCTGAAGTTCGTCGCCCGCGGTCGCGTGGTGCGGTTCGAACCCGGCCGCGCGGCCATCGAGATCCAACACTACGAGTTCCGGACGCTCGGATCGCAGGGGCTCTCAGCGCAATAG
- a CDS encoding replication-associated recombination protein A: MSLFESAPLASDAQRPLAERMRPTTLERYIGQEHILGAGKPLRRQLERDQVSSLILWGPPGVGKTTLARLIANHCSADFVPFSAVLSGIKEVKEVMAAAERARRIGRRTVLFIDEIHRFNKAQQDAFLPYVEKGDVILIGATTENPSFEVNSALLSRMRVYALRALSAEQIVTLLADALAMLHVEADPALLGQIAAATNGDARSAYNALELAAAAAVDGRIPAEAVEDVLERKLLLYDKAGEEHFNLISALHKSVRSSDADAALYWLARMLEAGEDRMYIARRLVRMAIEEIGLADPRALEQANAAKECAHFLGIPEGDLALAQATLYLAVAPKSDAAYRALNDAIATVRSTPAEPVPMHLRNAPTRAMKGWGYGSGYQHAHQYEDAISDMECLPEGLRGARFYHPTARGVEAKITERMDAIARAKAARRGGEAGDAGEPTSKP; encoded by the coding sequence ATGAGCCTGTTCGAATCCGCACCTCTCGCCTCCGACGCGCAACGCCCGCTCGCCGAGCGCATGCGCCCCACCACACTCGAGCGCTATATCGGCCAGGAGCACATCCTCGGCGCGGGCAAGCCGCTCCGGCGTCAGCTCGAACGGGACCAGGTATCTTCGCTAATCCTTTGGGGTCCGCCCGGCGTCGGCAAAACCACGCTCGCCCGCTTGATCGCGAATCACTGCTCGGCGGACTTCGTCCCCTTCAGCGCCGTCCTCTCCGGCATCAAGGAAGTAAAGGAAGTGATGGCCGCCGCCGAACGCGCCCGTCGCATTGGGCGGCGCACGGTGCTATTCATCGACGAGATTCACCGCTTCAACAAGGCCCAACAGGACGCGTTTCTCCCCTACGTCGAGAAGGGCGACGTGATCCTGATCGGCGCCACCACGGAGAACCCGTCGTTCGAAGTGAACTCCGCGCTGCTTTCGCGGATGCGCGTCTACGCGCTCCGCGCGCTTTCGGCGGAACAGATCGTCACCCTGCTTGCCGACGCTTTGGCAATGCTGCATGTCGAAGCCGATCCGGCCTTGCTCGGACAGATCGCCGCCGCCACCAACGGCGACGCACGCTCCGCCTACAACGCGCTCGAACTCGCGGCAGCGGCCGCCGTCGACGGGCGTATCCCCGCCGAAGCCGTCGAAGACGTGCTCGAGCGAAAGCTGCTCCTCTACGACAAGGCCGGCGAGGAGCATTTCAACCTCATCTCAGCGCTCCACAAGTCCGTGCGCTCGTCCGACGCCGACGCCGCCCTCTACTGGCTCGCCCGGATGCTCGAAGCCGGCGAGGATCGCATGTACATCGCCCGCCGCCTCGTCCGCATGGCGATCGAAGAGATCGGACTGGCCGACCCCCGGGCGCTCGAACAAGCCAATGCCGCCAAAGAGTGCGCGCATTTCCTGGGGATCCCCGAAGGCGACCTCGCGCTGGCGCAGGCCACGCTCTACCTCGCGGTGGCGCCGAAGTCCGACGCCGCCTATCGTGCGCTGAACGATGCCATTGCCACGGTACGCTCCACGCCAGCCGAGCCGGTTCCGATGCACCTGCGCAATGCGCCAACGCGGGCGATGAAAGGCTGGGGATACGGTAGCGGCTACCAGCATGCGCACCAATACGAGGATGCGATATCCGATATGGAGTGCCTGCCGGAAGGGCTTCGCGGCGCCCGTTTCTACCATCCCACGGCGCGCGGCGTGGAGGCGAAAATCACGGAGCGCATGGACGCGATCGCGCGCGCGAAGGCGGCCCGGCGAGGCGGCGAAGCGGGCGACGCCGGCGAACCTACTTCGAAGCCGTAA
- a CDS encoding SUMF1/EgtB/PvdO family nonheme iron enzyme, protein MARPTLARLAALLALAAGAFSQTPDRALQQAGVCARCHVAQVLEWSAGKHTQANTVCQTCHGPSAGHVANERNQVKPDRRPTGAAIAALCAGCHAAGCPKTQERAKCETCHHVHALVNPKPAKLAPMEDPAAEQRKEAARRVDAGERFVDAENWKSALAEFEAASRLDPANRRAAARAKMARRRSNPVYPGFEIVNGSGFDKASGLPNRVTVEGVGVAMVLVPAADATIGADHPEPSRPIHSVALEPYYLATLELTQSEWAKLSSDTPSTHRGDALPVNNVSWNDAQRWIAALNARVPGGGFRLPTEAEWEHAAGGETRADQAAWFRDNSLRDGLPARLFHELDDYAPRAAGAKAASARGYYDLLGNVWEWCSSLYRPYPYDARDGREDASAPGLRVLRGGGYADSSSTLNPTLRHSERPDRRQPWNGFRLARSVPE, encoded by the coding sequence ATGGCTCGACCAACGCTGGCGCGGCTAGCCGCGCTGCTGGCGCTCGCCGCCGGCGCATTCTCGCAGACCCCCGATCGCGCCCTGCAGCAGGCGGGCGTGTGCGCCCGGTGCCACGTGGCGCAGGTGCTGGAATGGTCGGCGGGGAAGCACACGCAGGCCAACACGGTTTGCCAGACGTGCCATGGACCCAGCGCCGGGCATGTCGCCAACGAGCGCAATCAGGTGAAGCCGGATCGAAGGCCGACGGGCGCGGCGATCGCGGCGTTGTGTGCCGGATGCCACGCGGCGGGGTGCCCGAAGACGCAGGAGAGGGCGAAGTGCGAAACATGCCATCACGTCCACGCGCTGGTGAATCCGAAGCCCGCGAAGCTCGCGCCGATGGAAGACCCGGCGGCTGAGCAGCGCAAGGAAGCGGCCCGGCGGGTGGACGCAGGCGAACGGTTCGTCGATGCGGAGAACTGGAAGTCCGCGCTGGCCGAGTTCGAAGCGGCCTCGCGCCTGGATCCGGCCAACCGCCGCGCGGCGGCGCGGGCGAAGATGGCGCGGCGAAGGTCGAATCCGGTCTACCCGGGGTTCGAGATCGTCAACGGCTCGGGTTTCGATAAGGCCTCGGGTTTGCCGAACCGGGTGACCGTGGAAGGCGTCGGAGTCGCGATGGTGCTGGTTCCAGCCGCCGACGCGACCATCGGAGCCGACCATCCGGAGCCGTCGCGCCCGATCCACAGCGTCGCGCTGGAGCCGTACTATCTCGCCACGCTCGAACTGACTCAGAGCGAATGGGCGAAGCTCTCAAGCGATACGCCGAGCACCCACCGCGGCGATGCCCTGCCGGTGAACAACGTCTCCTGGAACGACGCGCAGCGCTGGATCGCGGCGCTGAACGCCCGAGTGCCGGGGGGCGGCTTCCGCCTGCCCACCGAGGCCGAGTGGGAGCACGCCGCGGGCGGCGAGACGAGAGCGGACCAAGCCGCGTGGTTCCGCGACAATTCGCTACGCGATGGGCTTCCGGCGCGGCTATTCCACGAACTCGACGACTACGCGCCGCGCGCGGCCGGGGCAAAGGCGGCGAGCGCGCGAGGTTATTACGATCTGCTTGGCAACGTCTGGGAGTGGTGCTCGTCGCTCTACCGGCCGTATCCCTACGACGCCCGGGACGGCCGCGAAGATGCGTCGGCCCCCGGGCTGCGGGTGCTGCGTGGCGGGGGCTACGCGGATTCGTCGAGTACTCTCAATCCGACCCTGCGCCACTCGGAACGCCCCGACCGGCGGCAGCCATGGAACGGATTCCGTCTGGCGCGCTCCGTGCCGGAATAA
- a CDS encoding aldo/keto reductase: MCRRTLLRRLGAGIPAAAGLPAIAAPAMREFSRGGMTYRALGNTGIDVSLLSFGSHTDPRYKRKVEHGNVLTEDGQQRRDRLIARALDHGINLVDTYESEGQWEPMARLVSSRRDKVLVSLCRQFPMFVGENIDRACQLFGHVDLYRIYIGGAKKLDAKNIADWDVLRRAKEAGKVRAIGLSTHDESLMLDALDQFEGLDYIMFPYNFIHARADYLEFLPKAAARGIGLIAIKPLAAGSIVKLDPKAPQGTRPERDFVQLYQTTYRPLLPAVVEEITKSLHRLPDETLCQAAMRFVWSRPFMTCAMPGMFEESTLDDNFAGLARQRELSREERAALDGAAQLAALRGTQWLPGHYQWLDQRWRG; encoded by the coding sequence ATGTGCCGACGGACGCTTCTTCGCCGCCTCGGCGCGGGCATTCCCGCCGCGGCCGGGCTGCCTGCCATCGCCGCGCCGGCCATGCGCGAGTTCTCGCGTGGCGGGATGACGTATCGCGCGCTCGGCAACACCGGCATCGACGTTTCTCTGCTCTCGTTCGGCTCGCACACAGACCCGCGCTATAAACGCAAGGTGGAGCACGGCAACGTACTCACCGAGGACGGGCAGCAACGGCGCGACCGCTTGATCGCCCGCGCGCTCGATCATGGCATCAACCTCGTGGACACCTACGAGAGCGAGGGCCAGTGGGAGCCGATGGCGCGGCTCGTCTCGAGCCGCCGCGACAAGGTTCTCGTATCGCTGTGCCGCCAGTTCCCGATGTTCGTCGGCGAGAACATCGACCGGGCTTGCCAGCTCTTCGGCCACGTGGATCTCTACCGGATCTACATCGGCGGCGCGAAGAAGCTCGACGCAAAGAACATCGCCGATTGGGACGTGCTGCGCCGCGCCAAGGAAGCGGGCAAGGTCCGCGCGATCGGCCTTTCGACGCATGACGAATCGCTGATGCTCGACGCGCTCGATCAGTTCGAGGGGCTCGACTACATCATGTTCCCCTACAACTTCATCCACGCGCGCGCCGATTACCTCGAGTTCCTTCCGAAGGCCGCGGCGCGGGGCATCGGCCTTATCGCGATCAAGCCGCTGGCGGCAGGGTCCATCGTGAAGCTCGATCCGAAGGCTCCGCAGGGAACGCGGCCGGAGCGCGATTTCGTACAGCTCTACCAGACCACGTACCGGCCGCTGCTGCCGGCTGTCGTCGAGGAGATCACGAAGAGCCTCCACCGGCTGCCGGATGAAACGCTCTGCCAGGCGGCGATGCGTTTCGTTTGGTCGCGCCCGTTCATGACGTGCGCGATGCCGGGGATGTTCGAGGAGTCCACCCTCGACGACAACTTCGCCGGACTGGCGCGGCAGCGGGAGCTCTCGCGCGAGGAACGGGCCGCGCTCGACGGTGCGGCGCAACTGGCGGCCCTTCGCGGAACGCAATGGCTCCCTGGCCACTACCAATGGCTCGACCAACGCTGGCGCGGCTAG
- a CDS encoding Gfo/Idh/MocA family oxidoreductase: MISRRYFFVGPLMAGAVPAGGFGSVTSLKALGYKPFNEKLNIAAVGAGGRGASNLRGCEGENIVALCDVDSAHAAASFAKYSKAAQYKDFRVMLEKEKNNIDAVIVSTPDHMHATIALAAMQHGKGVYCEKPLTRTPWEARLLTEAAAKYKVATQMGNQGYSHEANRVAAEIVWSGEIGDVREVHASTGAPSWPQGVTSIPTETRAPDTLDWDLWLGGAAMRPYVAGSGEDYAKENKFYAPFNWRGFFDFGTGPLGDWGIHVFGPVNLALQLGSPASVEVITQEGKSKWTFPARSVLRYDFPKRGNMPPVTLYWYDAARTANADSFRPRGMEDEVLLPSPNNLVERGRGQADPPRGPRNAKGGPPRTEPPKGVLLNNGAVFVGDKGLMATVARGEGVQLLPSARWKDYKLPPELLTRSPGHYQDWIRACKGGEPSCSNFGVAGPFAEWVTLGAIAYRVEGKLEWDAAKQRFTNNAPANQYLKPAFRKGWEPKL, translated from the coding sequence ATGATTTCGCGACGCTATTTCTTCGTCGGCCCGCTGATGGCCGGAGCCGTTCCAGCAGGCGGGTTCGGCAGCGTGACCTCGCTCAAGGCCCTCGGCTACAAGCCGTTCAATGAGAAGCTGAACATCGCCGCTGTCGGCGCCGGCGGGCGTGGCGCGAGCAACCTCCGCGGGTGCGAAGGCGAGAACATCGTGGCGTTGTGCGACGTCGATTCGGCGCACGCCGCCGCGTCGTTCGCCAAGTATTCGAAAGCGGCCCAGTACAAGGATTTCCGCGTGATGCTCGAGAAGGAGAAGAACAACATCGACGCGGTGATCGTCTCCACTCCCGATCACATGCACGCCACCATCGCCCTCGCGGCGATGCAGCACGGTAAGGGTGTCTATTGCGAAAAGCCGCTCACGCGCACGCCGTGGGAGGCGCGGCTGCTCACGGAGGCAGCGGCGAAGTACAAGGTCGCGACGCAGATGGGCAACCAAGGCTACTCGCACGAGGCCAACCGCGTGGCCGCCGAGATCGTCTGGAGCGGCGAGATCGGCGACGTCCGCGAGGTACACGCGTCAACCGGCGCGCCGAGCTGGCCGCAGGGCGTGACGTCGATCCCGACGGAGACAAGAGCGCCCGATACGCTCGATTGGGACCTCTGGCTTGGCGGCGCCGCGATGCGTCCTTACGTGGCCGGGTCCGGCGAGGACTACGCAAAGGAGAACAAGTTCTACGCGCCCTTCAACTGGCGCGGGTTTTTCGATTTCGGCACCGGGCCGCTGGGCGATTGGGGCATTCACGTCTTCGGGCCGGTGAACCTGGCGCTGCAGTTGGGGTCGCCCGCGAGCGTGGAGGTGATCACGCAGGAGGGGAAGAGTAAGTGGACGTTCCCGGCGCGATCGGTGCTGCGGTACGACTTTCCCAAGCGCGGAAACATGCCACCCGTGACGCTTTACTGGTACGACGCCGCGCGCACGGCGAACGCCGATTCCTTCCGGCCAAGAGGCATGGAAGACGAGGTGCTGCTGCCTTCGCCGAACAATCTTGTGGAGCGTGGCCGCGGGCAGGCCGATCCGCCGCGCGGGCCGCGGAACGCGAAGGGCGGCCCGCCGCGGACGGAGCCTCCGAAGGGCGTCCTGTTGAACAACGGCGCGGTCTTCGTGGGCGACAAGGGGCTGATGGCGACCGTGGCGCGCGGCGAGGGCGTGCAGTTACTGCCCTCGGCGCGATGGAAAGACTACAAGCTGCCGCCGGAGTTGCTCACTCGCTCGCCCGGCCACTACCAGGATTGGATCCGTGCGTGCAAGGGCGGCGAGCCGTCCTGCTCGAATTTCGGCGTCGCCGGACCGTTCGCCGAGTGGGTGACGCTCGGCGCGATCGCATATCGCGTGGAAGGCAAGCTGGAATGGGACGCGGCGAAGCAGCGCTTCACTAACAATGCGCCGGCGAACCAGTATCTGAAGCCGGCGTTCCGCAAGGGCTGGGAGCCGAAGCTGTAA
- a CDS encoding acetylxylan esterase, producing the protein MRPAAIPFLLAVAAVASAQSNDANYDESRVPNYKLPDPLAAADGKPVSEAAAWPARRAEIFRLFETEMFGKSPARPSSFKTELVSSGPALGGKAVRKQVDLFFGGPARARLLLYLPAKASGRVPMFLGLNFGGNHTVNADPGITLGTVWGRDRVAATPRAEDRGRAASRWPVEQILARGYGVATIYYGDIDPDFNDGFQNGLHPVFHAPGQTSPKPGEWGSIAAWAWGMSRALDYLETDPGVDGKHVAAIGHSRLGKTALWAGAADERFAMVISNDSGEGGAALSRRIFGEQTRRINTSFPHWFTENYKQYNDREAELPFDQHMLIALIAPRPVYIASAREDLWADPHGEFLSAVAASPVYKLLGTDGFGATAGDWPPAKPVQTTIGYHVRDGGHDITIVDWLNYLDFADLQWKRAK; encoded by the coding sequence ATGAGGCCCGCCGCAATCCCCTTCCTGCTCGCCGTCGCCGCAGTAGCCAGCGCGCAGTCGAACGACGCCAACTACGACGAGTCCCGCGTACCCAACTACAAGCTCCCGGATCCGCTGGCCGCCGCCGATGGCAAGCCGGTCTCGGAAGCCGCGGCCTGGCCGGCGCGCCGCGCCGAGATCTTCCGGCTGTTCGAGACGGAGATGTTCGGCAAGAGCCCGGCGCGGCCATCGTCGTTCAAGACGGAACTCGTCTCCTCGGGCCCGGCGCTCGGCGGCAAGGCGGTCCGGAAGCAGGTGGATCTCTTCTTCGGCGGACCGGCCAGGGCGCGCTTGCTGCTATATCTGCCGGCCAAGGCGAGCGGGCGCGTCCCCATGTTTCTCGGGTTGAACTTCGGCGGGAATCACACTGTGAATGCTGACCCGGGGATCACGCTCGGCACGGTCTGGGGGCGCGACCGCGTGGCCGCGACGCCGCGCGCCGAAGATCGCGGGCGCGCGGCGTCGCGCTGGCCGGTGGAACAGATTCTCGCGCGCGGCTACGGAGTCGCCACCATTTACTACGGCGACATCGATCCGGATTTCAACGACGGGTTCCAGAACGGGCTGCACCCGGTCTTCCACGCGCCCGGACAGACTTCGCCGAAGCCGGGCGAATGGGGCTCGATCGCGGCGTGGGCGTGGGGCATGAGCCGCGCGCTTGACTATCTCGAAACCGATCCGGGCGTCGACGGCAAGCACGTCGCCGCGATCGGCCACTCGCGCCTGGGAAAGACAGCGTTGTGGGCGGGCGCGGCGGACGAACGCTTCGCGATGGTGATCTCAAACGACTCGGGCGAAGGCGGCGCCGCGCTTTCCCGCCGCATCTTCGGCGAGCAGACGCGCCGCATCAATACGTCGTTCCCACACTGGTTCACGGAGAACTACAAGCAGTACAACGACCGCGAGGCCGAGCTTCCGTTTGACCAGCACATGCTGATCGCGCTGATCGCGCCACGGCCGGTCTATATCGCGAGCGCGCGTGAAGATCTTTGGGCCGATCCGCACGGCGAGTTTCTATCGGCAGTGGCGGCGTCGCCGGTCTACAAGCTGCTCGGTACCGACGGCTTCGGCGCAACCGCGGGGGACTGGCCGCCGGCGAAACCGGTCCAGACGACGATCGGCTACCATGTCCGCGACGGTGGACACGACATCACGATCGTTGACTGGCTGAACTACCTGGACTTCGCGGATCTGCAATGGAAGCGGGCCAAGTAG
- a CDS encoding neutral/alkaline non-lysosomal ceramidase N-terminal domain-containing protein: MYRALLLAVLLVSTAAAEFRASAVKVDITPDTSQPLLGYAARNSTGVHDPLYHRIAAFDDGTLQFFLAATDICLISPSVFDDLTRELERETGIKPSQLWWTNTHTHSAPEVGPPGLAQAFMPERYTHPRDPTYTDRVKHALIDGIKEARAKLAPARIAIGQGFAMANINRRARDTDGTIRLGLNPYGPVDRQIGILRLETTAGAPIALVANYAIHGTALSGANTQISGDAPGLVAAYVEEKLKTTALFVNGAAGNIAPIYSVYPDFRGAHITEFNVLLGERIVQAAAALPTATGDVRLRVAEKTVETPRKAGLGWTDDLAAYNRTAPGGGNLVKLPVRFLSINADTMLWAAPLEMFCEIAINVRGQSPFRNTFYFGYTNGWLGYLPTKAGFAEGGYEPKTSPFTEEAEQHLTETVISTMQGWPGR; the protein is encoded by the coding sequence ATGTACCGAGCCCTTCTACTCGCCGTTCTGCTCGTTTCCACGGCGGCGGCCGAGTTCCGCGCCTCGGCCGTCAAGGTCGACATCACACCGGACACCTCGCAACCTCTTCTCGGCTACGCCGCGCGCAACTCCACGGGAGTGCACGATCCCCTCTATCACCGCATCGCTGCGTTCGATGACGGCACGCTCCAGTTCTTCCTCGCCGCCACCGATATCTGCCTCATCTCTCCGTCCGTTTTCGACGACCTCACTCGCGAACTCGAACGCGAAACCGGCATCAAACCAAGCCAACTCTGGTGGACGAACACGCACACGCACTCGGCGCCGGAGGTGGGTCCTCCGGGACTCGCGCAGGCATTCATGCCGGAGCGGTACACGCACCCGCGCGACCCTACGTATACCGACCGCGTGAAGCATGCATTGATCGACGGCATCAAGGAAGCGCGCGCGAAACTCGCCCCGGCGCGCATTGCGATTGGGCAAGGCTTCGCGATGGCGAACATCAACCGCCGCGCGCGGGACACGGACGGAACCATCCGGCTGGGGCTGAACCCCTACGGCCCGGTGGACCGGCAAATCGGTATCCTCCGTCTCGAGACCACGGCCGGCGCGCCCATCGCCCTCGTCGCCAACTACGCGATCCACGGGACCGCCCTCAGCGGGGCCAATACGCAGATCAGCGGCGATGCGCCGGGCCTCGTCGCCGCCTACGTGGAGGAGAAGCTGAAGACCACCGCGCTGTTCGTCAACGGCGCGGCGGGCAACATCGCTCCCATCTACTCCGTCTACCCGGACTTCCGCGGCGCCCACATCACCGAGTTCAACGTGCTGCTCGGCGAACGAATCGTCCAAGCAGCCGCCGCGCTTCCTACGGCAACGGGCGACGTCCGGCTGCGCGTCGCCGAAAAGACGGTCGAAACACCGCGGAAAGCCGGGCTCGGCTGGACCGACGACCTCGCCGCGTACAACCGCACGGCGCCCGGCGGAGGCAACCTCGTGAAGCTGCCGGTACGCTTCCTCAGCATCAACGCGGATACGATGCTCTGGGCCGCGCCGCTCGAAATGTTTTGCGAGATCGCGATCAACGTCCGCGGGCAGTCGCCGTTCCGGAACACCTTCTATTTCGGGTACACCAACGGTTGGCTTGGCTATCTGCCGACGAAAGCCGGATTCGCCGAAGGCGGCTATGAGCCGAAGACGTCGCCGTTCACGGAGGAGGCCGAGCAGCATCTCACCGAGACGGTGATTTCAACGATGCAGGGCTGGCCCGGCCGATAG